From Bacillota bacterium, the proteins below share one genomic window:
- a CDS encoding YvrJ family protein, which translates to MEELLKLVANYGFPMVVAFYLLLRLEPILKELQKSVTVLTIVVARQGGVDYEEARRLACGD; encoded by the coding sequence GTGGAGGAACTACTCAAGCTCGTTGCCAACTACGGCTTTCCGATGGTGGTGGCCTTCTACCTGCTCCTGCGCCTAGAGCCGATCCTCAAGGAGCTGCAGAAGTCGGTGACGGTCCTGACCATCGTCGTGGCCAGGCAGGGCGGCGTGGACTACGAGGAGGCGCGGCGCCTCGCCTGCGGGGATTAG